The following coding sequences lie in one Lentilactobacillus sp. SPB1-3 genomic window:
- the cas1 gene encoding type II CRISPR-associated endonuclease Cas1 codes for MGWRSVIISQHAKMSYSARALVVQTRDGISQIPIDDIDIVLIETTQAVLTAALISKLADHQVKVIFTDSSSEPVCETVGYYPTNRTRQKIISQCNWSEEKMATLWTKIVVHKINNQIKVLEAMNLSTTPLNNSLDKLEFNDITNQEAVVARKYFPILFDKGFSRRSGSTINAALNYGYSIILACINQEIVSNGYLTNLGIHHCSDENQFNLGSDLMEPFRPIVDYWVANQKFNELTPDVKYGLVRLLNLEINFNNRNMLLRNVLTEYVRGCLEYLVSEKKMIKMEMEFINEVPNNAINDNV; via the coding sequence GTGGGATGGAGATCAGTAATTATTTCGCAGCATGCAAAAATGTCGTATTCAGCGAGGGCGTTAGTTGTTCAAACGAGGGATGGAATCAGTCAGATACCGATTGATGATATTGATATAGTTCTCATTGAAACCACTCAAGCAGTCTTAACAGCGGCTTTAATTAGTAAGCTAGCTGATCATCAAGTGAAGGTAATCTTCACAGACTCATCTAGTGAACCGGTGTGTGAGACAGTGGGTTATTATCCTACTAATCGAACTAGACAAAAGATTATCTCACAATGTAACTGGTCTGAAGAAAAAATGGCGACTTTATGGACTAAAATTGTCGTACATAAAATTAATAATCAAATTAAGGTATTAGAGGCTATGAACTTATCGACGACACCGCTGAATAATTCATTGGATAAGCTAGAATTTAATGATATTACTAACCAAGAAGCTGTCGTTGCTAGAAAATATTTTCCGATACTATTTGACAAAGGATTTTCAAGAAGAAGTGGCTCAACAATTAATGCAGCCCTTAACTACGGTTATTCAATAATATTAGCATGCATTAATCAAGAAATTGTTTCGAATGGATACTTGACAAACTTGGGAATTCATCATTGTAGTGATGAAAATCAGTTTAACTTAGGCTCGGATCTGATGGAACCATTTAGACCAATCGTTGATTACTGGGTGGCTAATCAGAAATTTAACGAGCTAACTCCTGATGTAAAGTATGGGTTAGTTCGATTGCTTAATTTGGAGATTAATTTTAACAACAGGAATATGCTGTTACGAAATGTGCTTACAGAGTATGTTCGAGGATGTTTAGAATATTTAGTGAGTGAGAAGAAGATGATTAAGATGGAGATGGAATTCATAAATGAGGTACCGAATAATGCGATTAATGATAATGTTTGA
- the cas2 gene encoding CRISPR-associated endonuclease Cas2 has protein sequence MRLMIMFDLPVETSDQRREYRKFRKELINEGFLMIQYSVYVKVCVNRKSAKFAEGRVMSYLPKHGLVQSLMLTEKQYNDMHFLIGKPVDDVRNSSERLVIL, from the coding sequence ATGCGATTAATGATAATGTTTGATCTACCAGTGGAAACATCAGACCAAAGAAGAGAATATCGTAAATTCAGAAAAGAATTAATTAATGAAGGTTTTCTGATGATTCAGTATTCTGTTTACGTAAAAGTCTGCGTAAATAGGAAGTCAGCTAAGTTTGCGGAAGGAAGAGTAATGTCATATTTACCTAAGCATGGATTAGTACAGTCACTGATGTTGACTGAAAAACAGTATAACGATATGCACTTTTTGATTGGAAAGCCAGTGGATGATGTTAGAAACTCTTCTGAAAGGCTGGTGATACTATGA
- the csn2 gene encoding type II-A CRISPR-associated protein Csn2 yields the protein MKLSYATHQEVDVKVGKISVIATDNPVVYRDMVFGFRGKNDLLRVYDDQFEEQKIESTIDWLGDVADAEFDVKKYVTEISKTTMAGLTENNRNKTIEAIQNLYNVIQSDLFMVDLPLQVAVDLDLKRALTFCKVHFDEGVMNNPYGIIESVIKVHEECSIGNCVALTNVAHYLDAEQFKDLCALIKDSGLSMIIIEFTELEFQEFYKECDFTFIDQDFVDWHG from the coding sequence ATGAAATTAAGTTATGCGACTCATCAAGAAGTAGATGTGAAAGTCGGAAAGATTAGTGTCATCGCAACGGATAATCCAGTTGTTTATCGAGACATGGTTTTTGGATTTCGAGGAAAAAATGATTTATTAAGGGTCTATGATGATCAATTCGAAGAACAGAAAATTGAATCGACAATTGATTGGCTTGGTGACGTGGCTGATGCTGAGTTCGATGTAAAAAAATATGTGACCGAAATTTCAAAAACAACAATGGCAGGACTTACTGAAAACAATCGTAATAAAACTATAGAAGCAATTCAAAATTTATATAATGTAATTCAATCTGATTTATTTATGGTTGATTTACCGTTACAAGTTGCAGTTGATTTAGATTTAAAAAGAGCCCTGACCTTTTGCAAAGTACACTTTGATGAAGGAGTAATGAACAATCCCTATGGTATAATTGAGTCTGTAATTAAAGTGCATGAGGAATGCTCAATTGGTAATTGCGTCGCTTTAACTAATGTAGCTCATTACTTAGATGCGGAACAATTTAAAGATTTATGTGCATTAATTAAAGATTCGGGTCTTTCAATGATTATTATTGAATTCACAGAATTAGAATTTCAGGAGTTCTATAAAGAATGTGATTTTACGTTCATTGATCAAGACTTTGTTGACTGGCATGGATAA
- a CDS encoding alpha/beta hydrolase codes for MKIETVALDDQKISSLDIYQSNTDQKLPGLVIIAGGSYNPIRERDSERVAITFATQAFQTFAVKYPVAENRSYEGAKQVISDAFKYIVANADELQVDVNKLGIIGFSAGGQLAAAYADSDDTLAKFAILGYPVIKPTLDEQMGVTTEDIVPLVSSTTPPTFIFGAIQDELTPFTEHILPYTQALADNHVPFELHEFATGNHGMGIGNKYTGIVNGDRIDDHFSKWLGLSLDWLKQII; via the coding sequence ATGAAAATCGAAACGGTTGCCTTAGATGATCAAAAAATTAGTTCATTAGATATTTATCAAAGCAATACTGATCAAAAACTACCGGGGTTAGTGATTATTGCTGGTGGTAGTTATAACCCAATTCGTGAACGTGATTCGGAGCGAGTAGCGATTACATTTGCCACGCAGGCCTTTCAGACATTTGCTGTGAAATATCCCGTAGCTGAAAATCGGAGTTATGAGGGTGCTAAGCAAGTTATTAGCGACGCATTTAAATACATAGTCGCTAATGCTGACGAGCTGCAGGTAGATGTTAATAAGTTGGGAATCATTGGCTTTTCTGCTGGTGGTCAACTGGCCGCAGCCTATGCTGACAGCGATGATACATTGGCTAAATTTGCTATTTTAGGTTATCCAGTCATTAAACCAACGTTGGATGAACAAATGGGAGTTACCACTGAAGATATTGTGCCACTAGTCTCTTCAACTACTCCACCAACTTTCATCTTTGGCGCAATTCAGGATGAATTAACGCCGTTCACCGAGCATATTTTGCCATATACCCAAGCACTTGCTGATAACCATGTTCCTTTTGAATTACATGAATTTGCCACTGGTAATCACGGAATGGGAATCGGTAACAAGTACACAGGAATCGTGAATGGTGATCGGATCGATGATCATTTTTCTAAGTGGTTAGGATTATCATTGGACTGGTTAAAACAAATTATTTAG
- a CDS encoding DUF2075 domain-containing protein, which produces MDSHTLNAFSANIDLTKHQADVLNKITQFVYQYQQSDEHAVFVLMGDAGTGKSVILNQLFTKLAQELPASYFLVNHPELLKVYRELAGQTPGMLKKYYQRPTSFINQMHKQGQQVDLTVIDEAHLLLSKADHYNNYYGDNQLEDIIQLSRVTVVVFDPTQVLKTKSYWDEQRLLSLIDSYPHDVVHLTEQFRMQASSEMMAWLDNLISGKPIDKMPEPGNYDLRVFSDAQEMYQMIIQQNQRVGLSRMTATSGYPSTLDGGKHLVNEGNFHLPWDQYNFSATPWAEQPQTINEVGSIYTVQGFDLNYIGIIIGPPFYLTDQNSLGVDPSKATDLEVFKRRPDMSTEEINESKQLLMRNALNVLLRRGIKGMYLHAHDERLESFLEKVTMI; this is translated from the coding sequence TTGGATTCACATACTTTAAATGCTTTTTCTGCCAACATTGATTTAACTAAGCATCAAGCTGATGTGTTAAATAAAATTACTCAATTCGTCTATCAATATCAACAATCTGATGAACACGCAGTCTTTGTTTTAATGGGTGATGCTGGAACTGGTAAGAGTGTGATTTTGAATCAGCTGTTTACCAAATTAGCACAAGAATTACCTGCTAGTTATTTCTTGGTTAATCACCCAGAATTGTTGAAGGTCTACCGGGAATTAGCTGGGCAGACACCGGGAATGTTGAAAAAATATTACCAACGCCCGACATCATTTATTAATCAAATGCACAAACAAGGGCAGCAGGTTGATTTAACTGTCATTGATGAGGCCCATTTATTATTAAGTAAAGCAGATCACTACAATAACTATTATGGTGATAATCAACTAGAAGATATCATTCAGTTGAGTCGAGTAACTGTGGTGGTTTTTGATCCAACACAAGTGTTAAAAACTAAGAGTTATTGGGATGAACAGCGCCTGTTATCATTGATCGATTCATATCCTCATGATGTGGTACATCTAACTGAGCAATTTCGGATGCAAGCTAGCTCGGAAATGATGGCTTGGTTAGACAATCTTATATCTGGAAAACCAATCGATAAGATGCCAGAACCTGGCAATTATGATTTACGGGTCTTTTCAGATGCACAAGAGATGTATCAGATGATCATTCAACAAAATCAGCGAGTGGGATTGTCTCGCATGACCGCCACCAGTGGTTATCCATCTACGTTGGATGGTGGTAAACACTTAGTTAATGAAGGAAACTTTCATTTACCATGGGACCAATACAATTTTTCGGCCACACCATGGGCTGAACAACCCCAAACAATCAACGAAGTTGGTAGTATTTATACAGTTCAGGGGTTTGATTTGAATTATATTGGGATAATTATTGGTCCACCATTTTATTTAACGGACCAAAACAGTCTGGGAGTTGATCCAAGTAAAGCTACAGATTTAGAGGTTTTTAAACGGCGTCCAGATATGAGTACTGAAGAAATTAACGAAAGTAAGCAACTATTAATGAGAAACGCCTTAAATGTCTTGCTAAGACGAGGCATTAAGGGAATGTATTTACATGCTCATGACGAAAGGTTAGAGTCGTTTCTTGAAAAGGTCACGATGATATAG
- a CDS encoding YxeA family protein codes for MGRYSSWLIGILIVAILGFGTLYYQNMARDYYYGQVGELANVDARKGNHNPDVYWYNIKGYDRQGNFRELHVGSYQGHKFTKGRYLKIGWSQHKGVIDYKRVDRDQIPDKALKKIDQHK; via the coding sequence ATGGGCAGATATTCAAGTTGGTTAATCGGAATCTTGATAGTGGCAATTCTAGGCTTTGGAACTTTGTATTATCAAAATATGGCCAGAGACTATTACTATGGTCAAGTTGGCGAATTAGCTAATGTTGACGCACGTAAAGGCAATCATAATCCGGATGTCTATTGGTACAACATCAAAGGATACGATCGCCAAGGAAACTTCCGTGAGTTACATGTCGGTTCATATCAGGGCCACAAGTTTACTAAGGGTCGTTACCTAAAAATTGGCTGGTCACAACACAAGGGCGTTATCGATTATAAACGAGTTGACCGTGACCAAATTCCAGATAAAGCACTTAAGAAAATAGATCAACATAAATAG
- a CDS encoding CPBP family intramembrane glutamic endopeptidase: MNYKRLSIIISFWLVSSTLAIAIALGSIVLTTKLHQRIITSILVRFLLSVLLIFVLNKIWMKQSVQLGKSSWKKSSFWITFSVLVMYIIIQSFPSNILPSNAYPYILMSLGAAIFEEYQFRGVILASLMNSFRGNTYTKQLFAIFLSSFFFGMNHFTLLIGNNDLMKVAWNALSAMSVGILLALIYLKTESLVLTIIIHFLLDYFSFINPGDILNLYSPTRISIFLLAEVIFIPLILKERKRKFA; this comes from the coding sequence ATGAACTACAAAAGACTTTCAATAATCATTTCCTTCTGGCTTGTATCCAGCACCCTCGCCATAGCAATAGCTCTTGGATCAATTGTACTAACGACGAAATTACATCAAAGAATCATCACATCAATTTTGGTTAGATTCCTTCTATCGGTTCTGCTGATATTCGTTTTAAACAAAATCTGGATGAAACAATCAGTCCAATTAGGAAAATCAAGTTGGAAAAAGAGTTCATTCTGGATTACTTTTTCTGTCTTAGTCATGTATATAATCATTCAATCATTTCCTTCTAACATCCTTCCATCCAATGCATATCCTTATATTTTAATGTCATTGGGCGCTGCAATATTTGAAGAATATCAATTTCGAGGAGTAATCTTAGCAAGCCTGATGAATAGCTTTCGTGGTAATACTTATACAAAACAGTTATTTGCAATCTTTCTAAGTAGCTTCTTCTTCGGCATGAATCACTTCACTTTGTTAATAGGAAACAATGATTTAATGAAGGTGGCTTGGAATGCGTTATCAGCCATGTCAGTTGGAATACTACTTGCACTGATATACCTAAAAACTGAGTCATTAGTCTTGACGATTATCATTCATTTTCTTTTAGATTATTTTTCATTTATCAATCCTGGCGATATATTAAACCTATATTCACCAACCAGAATCAGTATATTCTTATTAGCAGAAGTGATTTTTATCCCATTAATATTAAAAGAACGTAAACGAAAATTTGCTTGA
- a CDS encoding ABC transporter ATP-binding protein, translating to MSRVVLKVTKLSKSFGKTKTLHDVSFTCNEGEVVGLVGANGAGKTTIMKSILGLISCDGEILVNDTESTFEHHNVLKDVGALIEYPSLYPFMTGREQLQLFARGENREELVNNVVEELNMSKFIDKLTKGYSLGMKQKVGVALALLNNPKLVILDEPMNGLDPKANKELRTIVENRKAKGTTFLISSHILGDLQKIADRLVIVDDGHIVKKTTMADMLNSGKHSIVLKTSDNVRAKDILSENGYKVLESNNDYVRIAVGSEYNLSVITKTLGNYDIDIIQLNHEDSDLEDSILELLTSSEK from the coding sequence ATGTCAAGAGTTGTGCTGAAAGTAACCAAGCTTAGTAAGTCTTTTGGAAAAACAAAAACACTTCATGATGTTTCATTTACTTGCAATGAAGGAGAAGTTGTTGGTTTGGTTGGGGCAAATGGTGCTGGGAAGACAACAATTATGAAATCCATATTAGGATTAATATCTTGTGATGGCGAAATTTTAGTAAACGATACAGAAAGCACTTTTGAACATCACAACGTATTAAAGGACGTGGGAGCATTAATTGAGTACCCTAGCTTGTACCCTTTCATGACGGGTAGAGAACAGCTACAACTGTTTGCCAGAGGCGAGAATAGGGAAGAGTTAGTTAATAATGTGGTCGAAGAATTAAACATGTCTAAATTTATCGATAAGTTAACAAAAGGCTATTCCTTAGGTATGAAGCAAAAGGTTGGTGTGGCTCTTGCCCTTTTAAATAATCCTAAATTAGTAATACTAGATGAACCGATGAATGGATTAGATCCAAAAGCAAACAAGGAATTAAGAACAATTGTTGAGAATAGAAAAGCCAAAGGAACGACATTTTTAATTTCAAGCCATATATTAGGAGATCTACAAAAAATTGCTGATAGATTAGTAATTGTCGATGATGGCCACATAGTTAAAAAAACTACAATGGCTGACATGTTGAATTCTGGAAAACATTCTATTGTTCTTAAAACTTCTGACAATGTTCGAGCCAAAGATATCTTGAGTGAAAATGGATATAAAGTTCTTGAATCAAATAATGATTATGTAAGAATTGCAGTCGGATCTGAATATAACTTGTCAGTCATAACTAAAACTCTCGGAAATTATGACATTGATATAATTCAACTTAACCATGAAGATAGTGATTTGGAAGACTCGATTTTAGAGCTGTTGACATCGAGTGAAAAATAG
- a CDS encoding ABC transporter permease: protein MLTLIHQEIFKLLKKKSTYWASIILILVVIGISFICKIYPKTFPGQMFFTSSFGSDSWVMFVMIAACASIISMEFQYGTIKEVIYQQYSRETVLISKWITMFLYSVYLYLLTGLAALVGKVLFLNNTFSITQIDKVSNGHITYLMQWFVSLGSSFVSLWLVLSVVFLFATLFKTSTMAVSVGIIAFFAFSAVSTLMFSVIAKHNWVKWNPFNFLNFANQIGDPARSTLTKLSDAQLFVGSILYTVLFLLIGLLSFRRKNV from the coding sequence ATGTTAACTTTAATTCATCAAGAAATTTTTAAATTATTAAAAAAGAAAAGTACATATTGGGCTTCAATAATTTTAATATTAGTTGTAATCGGAATTAGTTTTATTTGTAAGATTTACCCCAAGACCTTTCCGGGACAAATGTTTTTCACTTCTAGTTTTGGATCTGATTCTTGGGTAATGTTTGTTATGATAGCGGCCTGTGCGTCAATTATTTCAATGGAATTTCAGTACGGAACTATAAAAGAAGTTATATATCAACAGTATTCTAGAGAAACAGTACTAATTAGCAAATGGATCACCATGTTTTTATACTCTGTATATTTGTATTTGTTAACAGGTCTTGCCGCTTTGGTCGGGAAAGTTCTCTTTTTAAACAATACATTCTCTATTACTCAAATTGATAAGGTTAGCAACGGACATATAACATATCTTATGCAGTGGTTTGTGTCTCTTGGAAGTAGTTTTGTAAGCCTATGGCTAGTGTTAAGTGTCGTTTTCTTGTTTGCTACATTATTTAAAACTTCTACAATGGCTGTAAGCGTAGGAATAATTGCATTTTTTGCTTTTAGCGCTGTAAGTACATTAATGTTCAGCGTGATTGCAAAACACAACTGGGTTAAGTGGAATCCATTTAATTTTCTAAACTTTGCTAATCAAATTGGAGATCCGGCTAGAAGTACTTTAACTAAGCTTTCTGATGCTCAGTTGTTTGTAGGTAGTATTTTATACACTGTATTATTTCTCTTAATTGGTTTACTCTCATTCAGAAGGAAAAATGTTTAA
- a CDS encoding CPBP family intramembrane glutamic endopeptidase — protein sequence MVNTANYLSTKILQILKWIGFVAIYLISSSIFQSTTFFLNDPVKAQYALGIGLIATAIALSIIGWRYYRQLSNFNPRNFGHKPATTKKLWLLLALFIGMMSFQYIWSWLITSGIIHMPENQTAVVEQSIKMPIWNDIYSVFLAPIFEEIIFRGIFMNYFFNKDNRLNNILAMVTSALIFGFAHEMQFDLNWLMYSGLGLFLSYSYMHYRDIRFNIALHMINNLVSSV from the coding sequence ATGGTTAACACTGCAAACTACTTATCAACTAAGATATTACAAATCTTAAAGTGGATCGGGTTTGTAGCAATTTACCTAATTTCATCATCAATCTTTCAATCAACCACTTTTTTCTTGAATGATCCGGTGAAGGCCCAATATGCCTTAGGAATTGGATTGATTGCCACGGCGATTGCCTTAAGCATTATTGGTTGGCGATATTACCGCCAATTGAGCAACTTTAACCCACGAAACTTCGGTCATAAACCAGCTACCACTAAGAAGCTTTGGCTTTTGTTGGCGTTGTTTATCGGCATGATGTCTTTTCAGTACATTTGGAGCTGGCTAATTACCAGTGGCATCATTCATATGCCGGAAAATCAAACTGCCGTTGTGGAGCAATCCATTAAAATGCCGATTTGGAACGATATCTATTCGGTTTTCTTAGCACCAATTTTTGAAGAAATTATATTCAGAGGTATCTTTATGAACTACTTTTTCAATAAAGATAATCGCCTGAATAACATCTTGGCAATGGTTACCAGTGCGTTGATCTTTGGATTCGCCCACGAAATGCAATTCGACCTTAATTGGTTGATGTATTCAGGGCTTGGACTCTTCTTGTCGTACTCGTACATGCATTACCGTGATATTCGATTTAACATTGCGTTGCATATGATTAATAATTTAGTTTCATCTGTTTAA
- a CDS encoding VOC family protein — protein sequence MNVREVEYITIPVTNLDASLRFYHEVFDLPIIDLADGSKGAQLNKHFIKFKSVDHVEYPVEFGFVDKDTMDNIHSHLINYFVDIVDGPRETNELRRKATSITILDPDKNQIEITVFD from the coding sequence ATGAACGTAAGAGAAGTTGAATATATCACTATCCCTGTCACTAATCTGGATGCTAGTCTTCGATTTTATCATGAGGTATTCGATCTACCCATTATCGATCTAGCAGACGGTTCCAAAGGTGCCCAATTAAATAAACATTTTATCAAATTTAAATCAGTCGACCACGTGGAATATCCAGTCGAATTTGGCTTTGTTGACAAAGATACTATGGACAATATCCATTCGCATCTAATCAACTACTTTGTCGATATCGTCGATGGCCCTCGAGAAACTAATGAACTAAGGAGAAAGGCAACTTCAATCACCATTCTTGATCCCGATAAGAACCAAATTGAAATTACCGTATTTGACTAA
- a CDS encoding ABC-F family ATP-binding cassette domain-containing protein, producing the protein MPLLEVSDLSMSFAEKDLYQDAEFQLEKGDHMGIVGQNGVGKSTLIKIITGSILPLSGNVKWQKNIKIGYLDQYADVEEDLTLTDFLRTAFADLYEKNAQLTKIYEDYAETGDDKLMERAGQLQDDLDAGNFYELDTEIEQTIVGLGLDSIGRDHLVGKMSGGQRSKAILAKMLLANPDVILLDEPTNYLDTAQIDWLIEYINSFKGAVLVVSHDYDFLEQITNCIINVAFGKITKYRGSFKKAMRQREEREEFQQKQFDKQQVEIEKAERFIRKNKAGSKSTMAKSREKKLARMEKVDPPSTNIQASFNFPYADTGSHEALVVDKLSVGYNKPLLEPVTFSVTMGEKVGFSGFNGVGKSTLIKTILQQIPAKGGDVSFSPSAKINYFSQELIWDNNQMTPMQIISDEYPKMNQKAIRTKLAKCGLDAQNAIKPIGQLSGGEQTKVKLALMEFKDSNFLIMDEPTNHLDEETKEALKRSIDRFPGNVIIVSHENSFYDGLVDKILNVEKLSLRNREEDEI; encoded by the coding sequence ATGCCACTGTTAGAAGTATCAGATCTTTCAATGAGTTTTGCTGAAAAGGATCTGTACCAAGATGCCGAGTTTCAATTGGAAAAGGGCGATCATATGGGAATCGTTGGTCAAAATGGAGTTGGTAAATCAACTTTGATCAAGATTATTACCGGAAGTATCCTCCCTTTGTCTGGAAACGTTAAATGGCAAAAAAATATTAAAATTGGATACTTGGATCAGTATGCAGACGTTGAAGAAGATTTAACATTAACTGATTTTTTGAGAACTGCATTCGCTGATTTATATGAAAAGAATGCTCAATTAACTAAGATTTATGAAGATTATGCCGAAACTGGCGATGACAAATTGATGGAACGTGCCGGTCAACTTCAAGATGATCTTGATGCGGGTAACTTCTATGAATTAGATACTGAGATCGAACAAACTATTGTTGGTCTTGGATTAGATAGTATCGGTAGAGATCATTTAGTTGGTAAGATGTCTGGTGGGCAACGTTCAAAAGCCATTTTGGCTAAGATGTTGCTAGCAAATCCTGACGTGATCTTGCTTGATGAACCAACCAACTACCTTGATACGGCACAAATTGATTGGTTGATCGAATACATTAATAGTTTTAAGGGTGCCGTGTTAGTTGTATCCCATGATTATGACTTTTTGGAACAAATCACCAACTGTATTATTAATGTAGCGTTTGGCAAAATTACTAAGTATCGTGGTAGTTTCAAAAAGGCTATGCGTCAACGTGAAGAGCGAGAAGAGTTTCAGCAAAAGCAATTCGACAAACAGCAAGTTGAAATTGAAAAAGCTGAACGATTTATTCGTAAGAATAAGGCTGGTTCTAAGTCAACGATGGCCAAGTCCCGTGAGAAGAAATTAGCTCGCATGGAAAAGGTTGATCCACCTTCGACAAATATCCAAGCTAGCTTTAACTTCCCATATGCTGATACTGGTTCACACGAGGCACTGGTGGTTGATAAATTATCAGTTGGATATAACAAACCATTGCTTGAACCAGTAACGTTCTCCGTTACAATGGGTGAAAAGGTTGGCTTTAGCGGATTTAACGGTGTTGGTAAATCAACACTGATTAAGACGATTCTCCAACAGATTCCTGCTAAGGGCGGGGATGTTAGTTTTTCACCTTCTGCTAAGATCAATTACTTTAGTCAGGAATTGATTTGGGACAATAACCAAATGACGCCAATGCAAATCATCTCTGATGAATATCCAAAGATGAATCAAAAGGCCATCAGAACTAAGTTAGCTAAGTGTGGTTTAGATGCTCAAAATGCAATTAAACCAATTGGCCAACTTTCTGGTGGGGAACAGACCAAAGTTAAGCTGGCTTTGATGGAATTTAAAGACAGTAATTTCTTGATTATGGATGAGCCCACTAACCATTTGGACGAAGAAACCAAGGAAGCTTTGAAGCGTTCAATTGACCGATTCCCAGGAAATGTTATTATTGTTAGTCATGAGAATAGTTTTTATGATGGATTAGTCGATAAAATTCTCAATGTTGAAAAACTTAGTCTTCGTAATCGCGAAGAAGATGAGATTTAA
- a CDS encoding peptidylprolyl isomerase has protein sequence MYPQLDLANATGTKVTMATNHGDIKIQLFDDLTPKTVKNFVELAKTGYYQDVIFHRVIPDFMIQGGDPTGTGMGGESIYGAKFEDEFSNELFNFNGALSMANAGPNTNGSQFFIVSSDNMPANMISEMESAGYPAEVVEKYKNGGTPWLDHRHTVFGQVISGMDVVKEISKVDRDASDKPLEDVVIKDITVE, from the coding sequence ATGTATCCACAATTAGATTTAGCAAATGCAACTGGAACTAAAGTTACTATGGCAACCAACCATGGTGACATCAAAATTCAATTATTTGATGACTTAACCCCTAAAACGGTTAAAAACTTCGTTGAATTAGCCAAAACGGGCTATTACCAAGATGTGATTTTTCACCGGGTAATACCTGATTTCATGATTCAAGGTGGAGATCCTACTGGTACTGGTATGGGTGGCGAAAGTATTTATGGTGCTAAGTTTGAAGATGAATTCTCAAATGAATTGTTCAACTTCAATGGCGCTTTATCAATGGCTAACGCTGGTCCTAATACCAATGGTAGCCAATTTTTCATCGTGTCTAGCGACAATATGCCAGCTAACATGATCTCAGAAATGGAAAGTGCTGGTTATCCAGCCGAAGTTGTTGAAAAATACAAGAACGGTGGTACACCATGGTTAGATCACAGACATACTGTTTTTGGTCAAGTAATCAGCGGTATGGATGTTGTTAAAGAAATTAGCAAGGTCGACCGTGATGCATCTGACAAACCATTGGAAGATGTAGTAATTAAAGACATTACTGTTGAATAG